A region of Candidatus Edwardsbacteria bacterium DNA encodes the following proteins:
- a CDS encoding GIY-YIG nuclease family protein: MGHVYIIKSQTTGKTYIGQTADVGKRLAYHNDQGNRLTLHTKRNPGPWMLIYSEEYETRSEAIKREKFLKSGKGRAFLKTIFASGS, translated from the coding sequence ATGGGCCATGTTTATATAATAAAAAGCCAAACAACCGGCAAAACCTACATCGGGCAGACAGCGGACGTGGGGAAACGTCTGGCTTATCACAATGACCAAGGAAACAGATTAACACTGCATACCAAGCGCAATCCGGGGCCTTGGATGCTGATATATAGCGAAGAGTATGAAACCAGATCGGAGGCTATAAAAAGGGAGAAATTCCTTAAAAGCGGTAAAGGGCGGGCATTTCTTAAAACAATTTTTGCATCCGGCAGTTAA
- a CDS encoding DUF4097 domain-containing protein yields the protein MSQETVKILKMLEDGKISSQEANSLLSALGGSRHRHAFKDLNIDHSQLKEEMDILRDNIHHINPGRIVAEAMAGVKEGLQGLKGLKGLKDIHIEMDDLRGSEKAEEEKVITVPAQGVTILSVSQPRSDFEITGTDGDQINIRADIQVWAEEQDEAEEKLRSLDITTENDSGTLRIKLDGPPWTKKRRTKVDFTIEMPRHITAEISSASGDITVSGLHKGARLNTASGDISVSDCIGELILSSASGEVGLNGCQKAKIKINTASGDIQMSGAEGEIAFQTVSGDVSASLSGNVQGQTVSGGIDIKAEKPGEIKINSTSGDVRFQGPLSGVNDSAIATVSGDVSLGLEKGSSAMIEAGTVSGDIDCGLELAGSRQSSRSLSGKLGDGQGSLKVKTVSGDIEIN from the coding sequence ATGCCTTCAAGGACCTCAACATCGACCACAGTCAGTTAAAAGAGGAGATGGACATCCTGCGCGACAATATCCACCATATCAATCCCGGCAGGATAGTGGCCGAGGCCATGGCCGGGGTCAAAGAAGGACTGCAGGGGCTAAAAGGCTTGAAAGGTTTGAAGGATATTCATATCGAAATGGATGACTTGCGCGGCTCGGAAAAAGCCGAGGAGGAAAAGGTGATCACCGTCCCGGCCCAGGGTGTCACTATCCTGTCGGTCTCCCAGCCCCGCAGCGATTTCGAGATCACCGGGACCGACGGGGACCAGATCAACATCAGGGCCGATATCCAAGTCTGGGCCGAGGAGCAGGATGAGGCCGAGGAAAAACTGAGATCCCTGGACATCACCACCGAAAACGATTCCGGCACCCTTCGTATAAAGTTGGACGGCCCCCCCTGGACCAAAAAACGCCGGACCAAGGTTGACTTCACCATAGAGATGCCCCGGCATATCACGGCCGAGATATCCTCGGCCAGCGGCGACATCACCGTAAGCGGCCTGCATAAAGGGGCCAGGCTCAATACTGCTTCAGGGGACATCTCCGTTTCGGATTGCATTGGCGAGCTTATTCTGTCATCGGCCTCCGGCGAGGTCGGGCTGAATGGCTGCCAGAAAGCCAAAATAAAGATCAATACCGCCAGCGGGGATATCCAGATGTCCGGAGCCGAGGGAGAAATTGCCTTTCAGACGGTAAGCGGAGATGTCAGCGCATCCCTATCGGGCAATGTCCAGGGTCAGACGGTCAGCGGGGGTATCGATATAAAAGCCGAGAAGCCCGGCGAGATCAAGATCAACAGCACCAGCGGCGACGTCCGGTTCCAGGGCCCGCTGAGCGGGGTCAACGATTCGGCCATCGCCACGGTCTCCGGTGATGTGTCCCTCGGGCTGGAGAAAGGTTCTTCAGCAATGATCGAGGCCGGCACCGTCAGCGGCGACATAGACTGCGGCCTGGAGTTGGCCGGATCGCGCCAGAGCAGCCGCAGCCTGTCCGGCAAGCTGGGCGACGGCCAGGGCAGCTTGAAGGTGAAGACCGTCAGCGGCGACATAGAGATCAATTAA
- a CDS encoding PhoH family protein — translation MKAVKKKLFVLDTNVILYDHTCINHFEEHDIVIPIVVLEELDKFKKGSDLINFEAREFIRELDKLAGDQLFTKGVSLGKGKGRLYVEVEDPHSELIYHAFTANKADHRILALADQFCKTLKGRQVIIVSKDINLRMKAKSLGIPAEDYETGKIQHVDKLYAGAQILEDLDKAIISRFYEEPYSVAISDLPKMETPVPNQYFVFKNNSSSVLCRFNAEKKAMERVVKRHAYGIEPRNAEQTITLDALMQPEIQLVAITGKAGTGKTLLALAAALEQRRQFHQIYLARPVVSLANRDIGFLPGDIKSKIDPYMEPLWDNLAVIKHRFSPESKEHNKINDMIQNEKLVISALAFIRGRSLSNIFFIVDEAQNLTPLEVKTIITRAGEGAKVIFTGDIYQIDSPYLDSQSNGLTYLVDRMKGQQLFAHVNLLKGERSHLAELASDLL, via the coding sequence ATGAAAGCAGTCAAGAAGAAGCTGTTCGTACTGGATACCAACGTGATCCTGTACGATCACACCTGTATCAATCATTTTGAGGAACATGACATCGTCATCCCCATCGTGGTGCTGGAGGAGCTGGACAAGTTCAAGAAGGGCAGCGACCTGATCAACTTTGAGGCCCGGGAATTCATCCGTGAGTTGGACAAGCTGGCCGGGGACCAGCTGTTCACCAAGGGGGTTTCACTGGGCAAGGGAAAAGGAAGATTGTATGTGGAGGTGGAGGACCCCCATTCCGAGCTGATCTACCACGCCTTTACCGCCAACAAGGCCGACCACCGGATACTGGCCCTGGCCGACCAATTCTGCAAGACCCTTAAAGGGCGCCAGGTTATAATCGTCAGCAAGGACATCAACCTGCGGATGAAGGCCAAATCGCTGGGAATCCCGGCCGAGGATTACGAGACCGGCAAGATACAGCATGTGGACAAGCTCTATGCCGGGGCTCAGATACTGGAAGATCTGGATAAAGCTATCATAAGCAGGTTCTACGAAGAACCTTACAGTGTGGCGATATCGGACCTTCCCAAGATGGAAACACCGGTGCCTAACCAATATTTCGTCTTCAAGAACAACAGTTCCAGCGTGCTGTGCCGTTTCAATGCCGAGAAAAAGGCCATGGAGCGGGTGGTCAAGCGCCACGCCTACGGTATAGAGCCCCGCAACGCCGAACAGACCATCACCCTGGACGCCCTGATGCAGCCGGAGATCCAGCTGGTGGCCATCACCGGGAAGGCCGGCACCGGGAAGACCCTGCTGGCTCTGGCGGCTGCCCTGGAACAGCGACGACAGTTCCACCAGATCTATCTGGCCCGGCCGGTGGTTTCCCTGGCCAACCGGGATATCGGGTTCCTGCCGGGGGATATCAAATCCAAGATAGATCCCTACATGGAGCCGCTATGGGACAACCTGGCGGTGATCAAGCACCGCTTCTCGCCTGAGAGCAAGGAACACAACAAGATAAACGACATGATCCAGAACGAGAAGCTGGTGATCTCGGCCCTGGCCTTCATCCGGGGCCGCAGCCTCTCCAACATCTTCTTCATCGTGGACGAGGCCCAGAACCTGACGCCTCTGGAGGTCAAGACCATCATCACCCGGGCGGGGGAGGGGGCCAAGGTCATTTTCACCGGGGATATCTATCAGATAGATTCGCCCTACCTGGACAGCCAGTCCAACGGACTGACCTACTTGGTAGACCGGATGAAGGGACAACAATTGTTTGCCCACGTCAACCTGCTCAAGGGGGAGCGGAGCCATCTGGCCGAGCTGGCCAGCGACCTGCTGTAA